The DNA sequence TCCTCAGCGAAACGGAAGGCGACCGCCGCCTGCCCATCATCATCGGCGGGGTGGAGGCCCAGGCCATCGCCATCCAGGTGGAGAACATCAAGCCCGCCCGGCCCCTCACCCACGACCTGTTCAAGAACGTGGCCGAGACCCTTGGCTTCACGCTGAAGGAGGTCATCATCAACGACCTGGTGGAGGGGATCTTCCACGCCAAGCTGGTGGTGGAACAGGAGGGCCATGAGGTGGAGATCGACGCGCGGAGCAGCGACGCCATCGCCCTGGCCCTGCGCTTCGCCTGCCCCATCTTCACCTATGAGTTCATCCTTGGCGCCGCTGGCCTGAAGGTGGAGGAGGGTGAAGAGGCCGAGGAACAGGCCGCCCAGGAGAAGACCGACAAACAGCCCGCCTCCATGAGCGTGGAGGAACTGCAGACCCTGTTGCAGGAAGCGCTCGAGAACGAGGATTACGAGCGGGCCTCCAAGCTCCGCGACGAGATCAAGCGGCGGGAGCAGACGAATTAGTTGGCGGTTGGCAGTTGGCAGTTGGGTAGACCGCACAGACAACTGACAACCCCTTGGCCGGACCGAAGCTGTTGCCGACCTTGCCGCTCCAGCCGAGACCCCATGTCCCTGCGTCCGCTCCTCACGTTCGCTGCCCTATGGCCACTGTCCACCTTCGCGCAGGGTGGTGAAGTACCACTTCCGCTTTCCGGTCCGGGCATCGAGAGCATCCTGCGCGGTGCGCTGGGCATGGCCTGCCTCATCGCCATCGCCTGGCTCTTCAGCGCCAAACGCAGGCAGGTGAACTGGCGCGTGGTGGGCATTGGACTCACCATCCAGTTCGCCCTTGCGCTCAGCATCCTTTTCGTGCCTGGTGTGCAGGACGTGTTCGAGTTCGTGGGCAAGATCTTCGTGAAGGTGCTGGACTTCACGCGCATCGGCAGCGTGTTCCTCTTCCGCGACCTGATGGACGTGAACAGCTTCGGCTTCATCTTCGCCCTGCAGATCCTCCCCACCATCATCTTCTTCAGCGCGCTCACCAGCGTGCTCTTCTACCTGGGCATCATCCAAAAGGTGGTGTACGCGCTGGCCTGGGCGCTGAACAAGACCATGAAGCTCAGCGGTGCCGAAAGCCTAAGTACCGCCGGCAACATCTTCCTGGGCCAGACCGAAGCGCCGCTGATGGTGAAGGCCTACCTGGAGAAGATGAACCGCTCGGAGATCTTCCTGGTGATGACCGCCGGCATGGCCACCGTGGCGGGCGGCGTGCTCGCGGCCTACGTGGGTTTCCTCGGCGGTGACGACCCCGTGCTGCGCCTCTTCTTCGCCAAACACCTGCTCACCGCCAGCGTGATGGCCGCCCCAGGGGCCGTGGTGGTGGCCAAGATCCTGTACCCGCAGACCGAAACCGTGGACCAGCGCATGGAGGTGAGCGACGAGGTGGTGGGCAGCAACTTCCTCGATGCGCTGAGCAAGGGCACCACCGAGGGCCTGAAGCTGGCGGTGAACGTGGGTGCCATGCTGCTGGTGTTCTTCGCCTTCATCGCGCTGTTCAACTTCGTCTTCGTCAAGATCGGCGACTGGACGAGCCTGAACCCGCTGATCGCCTCGGCCACCAACGGCAACTACAAAGGCCTCACACTCGAGTTCATCCTGGGCCACCTCTTCGCACCGCTGATGTGGTTGATCGGTGTGGCCGGCGAAGACATCACCTTGGTCGGGCGCTTGGTGGGCGAAAAGGTCATCGCCAGCGAATTCGTGGGTTACGAAAGCCTGGCGCGACTGAAGGCCTCCAACGCCTTCGCCTACCAACGCAGCATCGTGATGGCCACCTACATGCTGTGCGGCTTCGCCAATTTCGCCAGCATCGGCATCCAGATCGGCGGCATCGGTTCGCTGGCGCCGGGCAAGCGGCAATGGCTCAGCGAATTCGGTTTCCGCGCGTTGTTGGGCGGCACGCTGGCGAGTCTGCTCAGCGCAACGATCGTGGGGATGTTGGTGTGAGGGCGAAGGGAGGCACCCTTCAGGTTACTTTCACCTGCCCTACCCTGCCCGTCATGCTCCACCGCTTCCTGCTACTCTGCACGTTCCCGGTCATCACCGCGATCGCCTGTGCGCAAGCCACGCTCGTCCAGATGGGCGAGCCGTTCACCAAAACATTGAAAGGTTCCTCCGGCGATCTCTTCACCGTGGTGGATGGGATCTTCGCCGCCGATGGCCGGCACATCCTCTTCGTGGAAGAAGGCCTTACGCCGAAGGTGGTGCGGCTCGATGCGCAATTGCGGCCCACGGAGGAACTGGTGTTGAAGGACATCGTCGCCGATGGCTTGAAGTGGACGGCCGTGACGCCGATCGTGTCGGGCAACAGCATGCGCTGCCTGTTCGTGAGCAGCAACAAGAAGGAGAGCGTCTTCGGAGTGGCGGCCATTTCCACCGGCGGTGCGCTGGCCGTGGAAGCGATACGCCGCCTGGCCACCTTCGAGTTGCCCTATGCGAACGACCCTTCCAACACCATGGTGGCGCGGCCCCTGCCCGATCCGATCCTCTTCACACGCGGTCTGGCCTACGCGCAGCAGGAGCGGCTGGTATCATCGCCGGACGGAAAACTCCACCTGCTGAGCCACCACAGCCACAAGGGCAAGGGCAACAAGCGCTTCGCCTTCGCCTGCCTGGACAGCGACCTGCGCGTGCAATGGGAAGGTGCGGTGGAGCTGCCTTTCGCCGACAACAAGAGCACCATCCACCAGATCGCGGTGGATGATGGGGGAACCATCCACGTGCTCACCTACCTCTTCCAGTGCAAGAGCGAGGAACAACTCGGTGACAAGAACTGCCACGAACTGCACCTGAGTGTGATCTCCGCGCAGGGTCGCGAAGCGCGGCATGTGCTGCTGGAGAAAGGTTTTGTGAGCAGTGCGCGCATCCTGCCCCGCGGCGATGGGCGCATCGCCATGGCCCTGCGCTACGGCGCGCTCACCGGACTGCCCGGCATGATCGTGCAATTCGATCTGAAGGAACCGAAGCTGAAGCCCACGCCCATCACCGCACAGCGCCTGCCGAGCATCCGCAAGACGAAGCTCATGGCCTTCGGTGATCCGGCGGCCGATCCGCGCAAGCCCCTGCCGCGCACGGCCAAGGTGGCGAACGACATCGTAGCGTTGTGGGCCGTGCCGGACGGTGGCCTGCATGTGGTGGAGACCTTTCTCGATCCGATGTTCCAGTTGCAGATGGCCGACGCCATCGCCATCCGCCATTTGAGCGGACATGTGCGCATGGGCCATGTGGGCACCAACGACAGCATCACCTGGCAGCGCGAATCGCCGCGCGCGTTGCTGACCACCGCCGGACCGCAATACCATGGGACGGTGGCCATGCGCCGCCCGGAAGGCACATGGCTCTTCCACGGCCAGACACCGAAGGGCTACGAGGCCATCTTACGTGCGGGCAGCGAGGGCGCCAGTGGGCGGGGTGATGCGCCCGCCGAACCACAGGTGTTGCGCGCGGCCCTGATCGACGACAGCGGCAAGCCGGTGCGCGAAGGCACAGCGCTGTTGATGACGGACGACTTTGTGCCCTGTCCCATGGGCATGTTGCTGGAGCCTGACGGTATGCGTGCCTTGGTGAAACTCTACGACCGCGGCACGGGCTACCGCTTCGCGTTGGTGGACCTGGCCAGGTTGGGCGAGTGATCGGAGGGCAGGTCGTCGAAGCGTGAAGTAGCGTGCATTCAGAATATCAGCGCTTGACCCTGTGCGCCATGAACACGCCGATGCGGAACCCGATCACCGGTCAGGAACTGGAGATACTGCGCGGTGGCGAGGACACCGGTGGAGAACTGCTGGTGATGCGCAGCACCTTGCGGCCAGGCAGCCTGCCACCCTCGCCGCACTTCCACCCTGCGCAGCGCGAGGACTTCCGCGTGGAGCAGGGCGAGATCACGGTGCGGATGGAAGGCGCTTCGCGGGTATACCGCAAGGGCGAAACGCTGCACATCCCCGCAGGCGTGGTGCACAACATGTGGAACGCTGGCCGCGAAGTGGCGGTAGTGCATTGGGAAACGCGGCCCGCCTTGCGCACGGAAGCCTTCCTCCGCAACGCGTTCGGTCTGGCCGCCGATGGCAAGTGCACGGCCCAGGGCACCCCCACGCTGCCGCAAGCCAGCCTGTTGCTGCCCCGCTTCGCCGCCGAGTATCGCCTCGCATCGCCGCCAGTGTGGGTCCAGCGCATCGTGTTCGCAGTGCTGGCGCCGTTGGCCAGACTGCGCGGCCTGAAACCGGAATACCCCGCATACGCTGGCGGTACGCGTGCCCGATCGACTTGAACACGGGGTCTACATTTGGCCCCCATGTCCGCCAACCGTTTCGACGAGATCACGGACCGCGCGGTCAAGTACATCTCCGGCGGACTGGAGCGTGTGCGGCAATGGCTGATCCAGAGCCGTGCGCGCGAACTGGTGCTGCTGGCCCTGCCCTACCAGGTGGCCGCCGTGCTCACCGCCCTGGTGGCCGTGGGCTACGCCAAGCTCTTCCATTGGATGGAAGCGCGCAACATGGCCCTTTTGGAACAGGACCCGCGCTGGATCTTCGCCACGGCACCATTGGGCTTTCTGGTCTCCTGGTTCGTGGT is a window from the Flavobacteriales bacterium genome containing:
- a CDS encoding Na+ dependent nucleoside transporter, with the translated sequence MSLRPLLTFAALWPLSTFAQGGEVPLPLSGPGIESILRGALGMACLIAIAWLFSAKRRQVNWRVVGIGLTIQFALALSILFVPGVQDVFEFVGKIFVKVLDFTRIGSVFLFRDLMDVNSFGFIFALQILPTIIFFSALTSVLFYLGIIQKVVYALAWALNKTMKLSGAESLSTAGNIFLGQTEAPLMVKAYLEKMNRSEIFLVMTAGMATVAGGVLAAYVGFLGGDDPVLRLFFAKHLLTASVMAAPGAVVVAKILYPQTETVDQRMEVSDEVVGSNFLDALSKGTTEGLKLAVNVGAMLLVFFAFIALFNFVFVKIGDWTSLNPLIASATNGNYKGLTLEFILGHLFAPLMWLIGVAGEDITLVGRLVGEKVIASEFVGYESLARLKASNAFAYQRSIVMATYMLCGFANFASIGIQIGGIGSLAPGKRQWLSEFGFRALLGGTLASLLSATIVGMLV
- a CDS encoding bifunctional nuclease family protein, with translation MEKVELRFLRITYSHTHAGAYALILSETEGDRRLPIIIGGVEAQAIAIQVENIKPARPLTHDLFKNVAETLGFTLKEVIINDLVEGIFHAKLVVEQEGHEVEIDARSSDAIALALRFACPIFTYEFILGAAGLKVEEGEEAEEQAAQEKTDKQPASMSVEELQTLLQEALENEDYERASKLRDEIKRREQTN
- a CDS encoding cupin domain-containing protein, giving the protein MNTPMRNPITGQELEILRGGEDTGGELLVMRSTLRPGSLPPSPHFHPAQREDFRVEQGEITVRMEGASRVYRKGETLHIPAGVVHNMWNAGREVAVVHWETRPALRTEAFLRNAFGLAADGKCTAQGTPTLPQASLLLPRFAAEYRLASPPVWVQRIVFAVLAPLARLRGLKPEYPAYAGGTRARST